A window from Caulobacter sp. X encodes these proteins:
- a CDS encoding p-hydroxycinnamoyl CoA hydratase/lyase — protein sequence MTKADDTVTFRVENRIAWVKFNRPDKRNCMSPTLNRRMMQVLDELEFRDDVGVLVLTGEGSAWSAGMDLKEYFRETEALGLGATRQAQRESYGWWRRLRWYQKPTIAMVNGWCFGGGYGPLYSCDLAIAADEAQFALSEINWGILPGGGATKIVVDLMPLRDAMYHAMTGELIDGQKAAAWRLVNESVPLERLEARVRELAEVLLKKNPVALKATKDAIRRVKEMTYDNAEDYLVRAQEAANSFDNEGRKEGIKQFIDDKTYKPGLGAYNLAK from the coding sequence ATGACCAAAGCCGACGACACCGTCACCTTCCGGGTCGAGAACCGCATCGCCTGGGTGAAGTTCAACCGTCCGGACAAGCGCAACTGCATGAGCCCGACCCTCAACCGGCGGATGATGCAGGTGCTGGACGAGCTGGAATTCCGCGACGACGTCGGCGTTCTGGTGCTGACCGGCGAGGGCTCGGCCTGGTCCGCCGGCATGGACCTCAAGGAATACTTCCGCGAGACCGAGGCCCTGGGCTTGGGCGCGACCCGTCAGGCCCAGCGCGAGTCCTACGGCTGGTGGCGGCGCCTGCGTTGGTACCAGAAGCCGACGATCGCCATGGTCAACGGCTGGTGCTTCGGCGGCGGCTACGGCCCGCTCTATTCCTGCGACCTGGCGATCGCCGCCGACGAGGCGCAGTTCGCCCTCTCGGAGATCAACTGGGGCATCCTGCCCGGCGGCGGCGCCACCAAGATCGTGGTCGACCTGATGCCGCTGCGCGACGCCATGTACCACGCCATGACCGGCGAGCTGATCGACGGTCAGAAGGCCGCCGCTTGGCGCCTGGTCAACGAGAGCGTGCCGCTGGAGCGTCTGGAGGCCCGCGTTCGCGAACTGGCCGAGGTTCTGCTGAAGAAAAACCCTGTGGCGCTCAAGGCCACGAAGGACGCGATCCGGCGGGTCAAGGAGATGACCTACGACAACGCCGAGGACTATCTGGTGCGCGCCCAGGAGGCGGCCAACTCGTTCGACAACGAGGGGCGCAAGGAAGGCATCAAGCAGTTCATCGACGACAAGACCTACAAGCCAGGGCTCGGGGCCTACAATCTCGCCAAATAG
- a CDS encoding aldehyde dehydrogenase, producing the protein MSSTQAVFERLDPITGAVATTSVAMTSDQARAAADAAQAALPAWSALGPNARRALLYKAAEQLEARAEAFVQAMMGEIGATEGWARFNLMLAASMVREAASLTTQINGEVIPSDKPGCLAMAVREPVGVILGIAPWNAPIILGVRAVATPLACGNTVVLKASESCPRTHGLIAEAFEAAGLPKGALSIVTNAPKDAGEIVGALIDHPAVRRINFTGSTAVGKIIAKRAAEHLKPVLLELGGKAPLIVLEDADLDEAVKAAAFGAFMNQGQICMSTERIIVVDAVADAFVQKFAAKAASLAVGDPREGKTPLGAVVDLKTVTHVQGLVADAVAAGAVQVAGGEAKGVLMPATVVDKVTPDMRLFREESFGPVVGVIRARDEEHAIALANDTEYGLSASVFTRDIARGLKVARRIQSGICHVNGPTVHDEAQMPFGGVKASGYGRFGGKAGIDAFTELRWITVETQAGHFPI; encoded by the coding sequence ATGAGCTCGACCCAAGCCGTCTTTGAGCGCCTCGACCCGATCACCGGCGCGGTCGCCACGACCTCTGTCGCCATGACCTCCGATCAAGCCCGCGCCGCCGCCGACGCCGCCCAAGCGGCCCTGCCGGCTTGGAGCGCCTTGGGGCCGAACGCCCGCCGCGCCCTGCTGTACAAGGCCGCCGAGCAGCTTGAGGCCCGCGCTGAGGCCTTCGTCCAGGCGATGATGGGCGAGATTGGCGCGACCGAAGGCTGGGCGCGCTTCAACCTTATGCTGGCCGCCTCGATGGTGCGCGAGGCCGCCTCACTAACCACCCAGATCAACGGCGAGGTCATTCCGTCCGACAAGCCCGGCTGCCTAGCCATGGCGGTGCGCGAGCCGGTGGGCGTGATCCTGGGCATCGCGCCCTGGAACGCCCCGATCATCCTGGGCGTGCGCGCGGTCGCCACGCCGCTGGCCTGCGGCAACACGGTTGTCCTGAAGGCCTCGGAGAGCTGCCCGCGAACCCACGGTCTGATCGCCGAAGCCTTTGAGGCGGCGGGTCTTCCCAAGGGTGCCCTGTCGATCGTCACCAATGCGCCCAAGGACGCGGGCGAGATCGTCGGCGCCCTGATCGACCACCCGGCGGTGCGCCGCATCAACTTCACGGGCTCGACGGCCGTCGGCAAGATCATCGCCAAGCGCGCGGCCGAGCATCTGAAGCCGGTGCTGCTGGAGCTGGGCGGCAAGGCGCCCCTGATCGTCCTGGAGGACGCCGACCTCGACGAGGCGGTCAAGGCGGCCGCCTTCGGGGCCTTCATGAACCAGGGCCAGATCTGCATGTCGACCGAGCGGATCATCGTGGTCGACGCCGTCGCCGACGCCTTCGTCCAAAAGTTCGCCGCCAAGGCCGCCAGCCTGGCCGTCGGCGATCCGCGCGAGGGCAAGACCCCGTTGGGCGCGGTGGTGGATCTGAAGACCGTTACTCACGTCCAAGGCCTGGTCGCCGACGCCGTGGCGGCGGGCGCGGTGCAGGTGGCGGGCGGCGAGGCCAAGGGCGTGCTGATGCCGGCCACCGTGGTCGACAAGGTCACGCCCGACATGCGCCTGTTCCGCGAAGAAAGCTTTGGTCCCGTCGTCGGCGTCATCCGCGCCCGCGACGAAGAACACGCCATCGCCCTGGCCAATGACACCGAATACGGCCTGTCGGCTTCGGTCTTCACCCGCGACATCGCGCGCGGCTTGAAGGTCGCCCGGCGCATCCAGTCGGGCATCTGTCACGTCAACGGCCCGACCGTTCATGACGAGGCTCAGATGCCGTTCGGCGGGGTCAAGGCTTCCGGCTACGGCCGCTTCGGCGGCAAGGCCGGCATCGACGCCTTCACCGAGCTGCGCTGGATCACGGTCGAGACGCAAGCCGGCCACTTCCCGATCTGA
- a CDS encoding MarR family winged helix-turn-helix transcriptional regulator — protein sequence MEEIAAFGVLGNRLGLQLHYADVRAMTGLSARLAPLGVTPARATAIVYIGLHPGCDQTTLGRALGVNRASTVKAVDEMEALGAIERRPGRDRRTNALHLTSAGEALRARIEQETAIHDQEAFAVLTDKEREQLSLLLAKLR from the coding sequence ATGGAAGAGATCGCCGCCTTCGGCGTCCTGGGAAACCGCCTGGGGCTGCAGCTGCATTATGCCGATGTGCGTGCGATGACCGGCCTGAGCGCTCGCCTGGCTCCGTTGGGTGTTACGCCGGCTCGAGCCACAGCGATCGTCTATATCGGTCTCCACCCGGGGTGTGATCAGACCACGCTTGGGCGAGCGTTGGGCGTCAATCGCGCCAGCACCGTCAAGGCCGTGGATGAGATGGAAGCGTTGGGCGCCATCGAGCGCCGCCCCGGACGCGATCGACGCACCAACGCCCTACATCTGACCTCTGCGGGCGAGGCGTTGCGGGCCCGTATCGAACAGGAAACGGCTATCCACGACCAGGAGGCCTTCGCGGTGCTCACCGACAAGGAGCGTGAACAGCTCAGCCTGCTGCTGGCGAAGCTGCGCTAG
- a CDS encoding helix-turn-helix domain-containing protein, whose product MPDSSAIPSFFLFGEPLKTVQGKFIHLEELDDRTRPNNWNIRAHAHTDLNHVFHISAGGGVMHVDDETIAFAAPCLLLVPSGRVHGFAYEVETAGSVLTIADSYLRDLTAREPAFASLFRAPRQTPLDARSRVAASLSELSRELVWTAPGGGAAAEAHLLTILVEALRRQVQDEAVGPALRGGHIALVARFRELVEAHYREGLPMETYARKLGVALPRLRAACMRAAGASPLRLVQDRLMLEAKRALLYSNMTIAEVGYHLGFEDPAYFSRFFTKAEGRSPKRYRLDRAARASPLAA is encoded by the coding sequence GTGCCCGACAGTTCAGCAATTCCTAGCTTCTTCCTGTTCGGCGAGCCGCTGAAGACGGTGCAGGGCAAGTTCATCCATCTCGAGGAGTTGGACGATCGAACAAGGCCCAATAATTGGAACATACGCGCGCACGCGCATACGGACCTCAACCACGTCTTCCACATCTCAGCCGGCGGCGGGGTGATGCATGTCGATGACGAGACCATCGCCTTCGCCGCGCCCTGCCTGCTGCTGGTCCCCTCTGGCCGGGTGCACGGCTTCGCCTACGAGGTTGAGACGGCGGGCTCGGTGCTGACCATCGCCGACAGCTATCTGCGCGACCTGACCGCGCGAGAGCCGGCCTTCGCCAGCCTGTTCCGCGCGCCTCGGCAGACGCCGCTGGACGCCCGCTCGCGCGTCGCCGCTTCCCTGTCCGAATTGTCGCGCGAGCTGGTCTGGACCGCGCCGGGCGGCGGGGCCGCGGCCGAGGCCCATCTGCTGACCATCCTGGTCGAGGCGCTGCGCCGTCAGGTGCAGGACGAGGCCGTCGGTCCGGCTCTGCGGGGCGGCCACATCGCGCTGGTGGCCCGCTTCCGCGAACTGGTCGAGGCGCATTATCGGGAAGGCCTCCCGATGGAGACCTACGCCCGCAAGCTGGGGGTGGCCTTGCCGCGGCTCAGGGCCGCCTGCATGCGCGCCGCCGGCGCCTCGCCGCTACGCTTGGTGCAGGACCGCCTCATGCTGGAGGCCAAGCGGGCGCTGCTCTACTCGAACATGACGATCGCGGAGGTTGGCTATCACCTCGGCTTCGAGGACCCGGCCTATTTCTCGCGGTTCTTCACCAAGGCCGAAGGGCGATCGCCCAAGCGTTACCGGCTGGATCGGGCGGCGCGAGCTTCACCGCTGGCGGCCTGA
- a CDS encoding AMP-binding protein: protein MTPTDHVALQARLQPDRPAAVDLASGRSWTYAELDGAIARAVRVLRQRGLGEGDRLATLARNRVLLAVLHLACARLGVMFVPLNWRLSPAEVAALVEDAAPALTVGDGLLAAAGLQGLDLDVLQAEIDAAEPETAVRPDRERPSLILYTSGTSGRPKGAMLSERNLDQTAVNFGRLGKVTHESVFLVDAPMFHIIGLITSIRPVLMHGGTILVSDGFEPGRTLARLGDPALGVTHYFCVPQMAAMLRAQPAFDASALKRLTAIFTGGAPHPASDIRAWLAQGVPVVDGYGMSEAGTVFGMPADAALIDARAGSAGLPMPAVFTRIVDDQDNDCPPGVPGELLLKGDNVFLGYWRRPDETARAFTEDGWFRTGDIAQADAEGYHWLVDRKKDMFISGGENVYPAEIEAALADHPTIVECAVVGVPDAQWGEVGHLVATCREGAALELAEVLAHLESRLARYKLPKGLTLVAALPRTASGKILKTVLRERLIAEQA from the coding sequence ATGACGCCGACGGACCACGTCGCTCTCCAGGCGCGCCTGCAGCCCGACCGGCCAGCGGCCGTTGATCTGGCGAGCGGACGTTCCTGGACCTATGCCGAACTGGACGGGGCCATCGCGCGCGCCGTCCGCGTGTTGCGTCAACGTGGCTTAGGGGAGGGCGACCGCCTCGCCACCCTCGCGCGCAACCGGGTGCTGCTCGCGGTCCTTCACCTGGCGTGCGCACGGCTGGGCGTGATGTTCGTTCCACTCAACTGGCGCCTTTCGCCGGCCGAGGTCGCGGCCCTCGTGGAGGACGCGGCGCCGGCCCTGACGGTTGGTGACGGCCTTTTGGCGGCCGCGGGTCTCCAGGGGCTTGATCTCGACGTCTTGCAGGCCGAGATCGACGCGGCCGAACCTGAGACGGCGGTGCGACCTGACCGCGAGCGCCCTTCGCTAATCCTCTACACGTCCGGCACCTCGGGCCGTCCCAAGGGCGCGATGCTCTCCGAGCGCAACCTTGACCAGACGGCCGTCAACTTCGGCCGCCTTGGCAAGGTGACGCACGAGAGCGTCTTCCTGGTCGATGCGCCGATGTTCCACATCATCGGCTTGATCACCTCGATCCGGCCGGTGCTGATGCACGGCGGGACAATCCTGGTGTCGGACGGTTTCGAGCCGGGCCGGACGCTGGCGCGGCTTGGCGATCCCGCCTTGGGCGTGACCCACTATTTCTGCGTGCCGCAGATGGCCGCCATGCTGCGGGCGCAGCCGGCCTTCGACGCCTCGGCGCTGAAGCGGCTGACCGCAATCTTCACCGGCGGCGCGCCGCACCCGGCCTCCGATATCCGCGCCTGGCTGGCGCAGGGCGTTCCGGTGGTCGATGGCTATGGCATGAGCGAGGCGGGGACCGTGTTCGGCATGCCGGCCGATGCGGCCTTGATCGACGCGCGAGCCGGGTCGGCTGGCCTGCCCATGCCCGCGGTGTTCACCCGCATCGTCGACGATCAGGACAACGATTGCCCGCCGGGTGTTCCGGGCGAGCTGCTGCTGAAGGGCGACAACGTCTTCCTCGGCTACTGGCGGCGGCCCGATGAAACCGCCCGCGCCTTTACCGAGGACGGCTGGTTCCGCACTGGCGACATCGCCCAGGCCGACGCAGAGGGCTATCACTGGCTGGTCGATCGCAAGAAGGACATGTTCATCTCGGGCGGTGAGAACGTCTATCCCGCCGAGATCGAGGCGGCGCTGGCCGACCATCCAACGATCGTCGAATGTGCGGTCGTCGGCGTGCCCGACGCGCAATGGGGCGAGGTCGGCCATCTGGTGGCGACTTGTCGTGAGGGGGCGGCGTTGGAGCTGGCCGAGGTGCTGGCCCATCTCGAAAGCCGGCTGGCGCGCTACAAGCTTCCCAAGGGACTGACCCTGGTCGCCGCCTTGCCCCGCACCGCCTCGGGCAAGATCCTAAAGACCGTTCTGCGAGAGCGCCTGATCGCCGAACAGGCCTGA
- a CDS encoding GntR family transcriptional regulator has translation METPRMKPGQRVLMALRKMIASGEIKSGERIAEIPTAAALGVSRMPVRTALRSLEQEGLVVRLGARGYAARGVSIGQIRDAIEVRGVLEGFAVRRLAEKGLAPEIHERLSTLIKEGDDLFAKGRLKSEDLDRYASYNLAFHDTLVAAAGNAAVEIALARNNFEPFAGAGALALDLTDLAGEYDHLLAAHRQHKAVLDAVTRGDFLAAEQIMRDHALAAVRNAKVFEAAMAAGSPVGAAPTIRAD, from the coding sequence ATGGAGACGCCGAGGATGAAGCCGGGCCAGCGGGTGCTGATGGCCCTTCGCAAGATGATCGCCTCGGGCGAGATCAAGAGCGGCGAACGTATCGCCGAGATCCCCACGGCCGCGGCGCTGGGCGTGTCGCGGATGCCCGTGCGGACCGCCTTGCGCAGCTTGGAGCAGGAAGGTCTCGTCGTCAGGCTCGGCGCCCGCGGCTACGCGGCCCGGGGCGTCTCGATCGGCCAGATCCGCGACGCCATTGAGGTGCGCGGCGTCCTGGAAGGCTTCGCCGTCCGGCGCCTGGCCGAAAAGGGTCTTGCGCCGGAGATCCATGAACGTCTGAGCACCTTGATCAAGGAGGGCGACGACCTGTTCGCCAAGGGACGGCTGAAGTCCGAGGACCTCGATCGATACGCCAGCTACAATCTGGCTTTTCACGACACCTTAGTGGCCGCCGCGGGCAACGCCGCCGTGGAGATCGCGCTGGCCCGCAACAACTTCGAGCCTTTCGCCGGGGCCGGAGCGCTGGCGTTGGACCTGACGGATCTCGCGGGCGAGTACGACCATCTCCTGGCCGCCCACCGCCAACACAAGGCCGTGCTGGACGCGGTCACGCGCGGCGATTTCCTGGCGGCTGAGCAGATCATGCGTGATCACGCCCTGGCCGCCGTCCGTAACGCGAAAGTCTTCGAGGCGGCCATGGCGGCCGGATCCCCAGTTGGTGCCGCGCCCACCATCCGCGCGGACTGA
- a CDS encoding PDR/VanB family oxidoreductase, whose protein sequence is MIKVRVASRATVADDIVGLDLVHADGGDLPPFSAGAHVDLFLGNGLTRQYSLCNDPADLGRYRIAVLREPTSRGGSAFVHDALLKGATLTISPPRNLFALDEAGREHLLFAGGVGVTPILAMAHRLHALGAPFTLYYCARSRSRAAFLEELANAPFASSVRLAFDDEPDTRLDLDQILAAPTPGRRIYVCGPTGFMSFVTEGAAARGWTPAQVRKEHFAAQVSSSENRPFELVLASSGQVVPVAANQTAAEALEAAGVFVPLSCEQGVCGTCLTRVVEGEIDHRDAFQTDDEKAAGDHFTPCCSRALGPRLVIDL, encoded by the coding sequence ATGATCAAGGTTCGCGTCGCGTCTCGCGCCACCGTGGCGGACGATATTGTCGGCCTGGATCTCGTCCACGCCGACGGCGGCGACCTGCCGCCGTTCAGCGCTGGAGCCCACGTCGATCTCTTCCTCGGCAATGGCCTGACCCGCCAGTACTCCCTGTGCAACGACCCGGCTGACCTGGGCCGCTATCGGATCGCCGTCTTGCGCGAGCCGACGTCGCGGGGCGGCTCGGCCTTCGTGCACGACGCCCTGCTCAAGGGCGCGACGCTCACGATCAGTCCGCCGCGCAACCTCTTCGCCTTGGATGAGGCCGGGCGCGAGCATTTGCTGTTCGCCGGCGGCGTCGGGGTGACGCCGATCCTCGCCATGGCGCATCGGCTTCATGCGCTGGGAGCGCCGTTTACGCTCTACTATTGCGCCCGCTCGCGGTCTCGCGCGGCGTTCCTCGAGGAGCTGGCGAACGCGCCGTTCGCGTCGTCGGTTCGCCTGGCCTTCGACGACGAGCCGGACACCCGCCTCGACCTCGACCAGATCCTCGCTGCGCCGACGCCGGGGCGTCGGATCTATGTCTGTGGCCCCACGGGCTTCATGAGCTTCGTGACCGAAGGCGCGGCGGCGCGCGGATGGACGCCGGCTCAGGTTCGCAAGGAGCATTTCGCAGCCCAGGTCTCTTCGAGCGAAAACCGTCCCTTCGAACTGGTCCTCGCCAGCAGCGGCCAGGTCGTGCCGGTGGCCGCCAACCAGACCGCGGCGGAGGCTCTGGAAGCCGCCGGCGTGTTCGTGCCGCTGTCCTGCGAACAGGGCGTTTGCGGGACCTGCCTAACGCGGGTCGTCGAGGGCGAGATCGACCATCGCGACGCCTTCCAGACCGATGACGAGAAGGCCGCGGGCGATCACTTCACGCCCTGCTGCTCGCGCGCCCTCGGCCCCCGCCTCGTGATCGACCTCTAG
- a CDS encoding hybrid sensor histidine kinase/response regulator, which produces MTTADKPINFLLVDDLEENLLALEALLQRDGLTCLKARSGEEALELLLEHEVALALLDVQMPGMDGFELAEFMRGSERAKHIPIIFVTAGAASNQRRFRGYEAGAVDFIQKPIEAHILRSKANVFFDLYEQRRQLEAQRDELEAAAQALRRADRHKDNFLAVLAHELRNPVAALGGGLHLLNKDIPPERAADIRMRMERLLEHLTHLVDDLLDVSRVSQGKIVLKTARVELGEVLQSAIDASQHTIEAGGHSFVTDLPDTPIWLDGDHTRLAQIVSNLLNNAAKYTPSGGTVSLTARAADGWASITVSDTGVGIPTEMQSKIFEIFAQVEDHLGKAQGGLGIGLALVKQLVNLHGGVITVDSAGENRGSAFTVRLPVTEPAA; this is translated from the coding sequence ATGACCACAGCGGACAAGCCGATCAACTTCCTCCTGGTCGACGACCTGGAAGAGAACCTCCTGGCTCTCGAGGCGCTGCTGCAGCGCGATGGCCTGACGTGCCTCAAGGCCCGGTCCGGCGAAGAGGCCCTGGAGCTTCTTCTGGAGCATGAGGTCGCCCTGGCGCTGCTGGACGTGCAGATGCCCGGCATGGACGGCTTCGAGCTGGCCGAATTCATGCGCGGCAGCGAGCGCGCCAAGCATATCCCGATCATCTTCGTCACCGCCGGCGCGGCCAGCAATCAGCGACGCTTCCGAGGCTACGAAGCGGGCGCGGTCGACTTCATCCAGAAGCCGATCGAGGCGCACATCCTGCGCAGCAAGGCCAATGTCTTCTTCGACCTCTACGAGCAGCGGCGGCAGCTAGAAGCTCAGCGCGACGAGCTCGAAGCCGCGGCCCAGGCCCTGCGCCGCGCCGACCGCCACAAGGACAACTTCCTGGCCGTCCTGGCTCACGAGTTGCGCAACCCCGTCGCGGCCCTCGGCGGCGGCCTGCACCTGCTGAACAAGGACATCCCGCCCGAACGCGCGGCGGATATCCGCATGCGCATGGAGCGCTTGCTGGAACACCTGACCCATCTGGTCGACGATCTGCTGGACGTCTCACGCGTCAGCCAGGGCAAGATCGTGTTGAAGACCGCGCGAGTGGAACTGGGCGAGGTCCTGCAGTCAGCGATCGACGCCAGCCAGCACACCATCGAGGCTGGCGGCCACAGCTTCGTCACGGATCTTCCGGACACGCCGATCTGGCTGGACGGCGATCATACCCGGCTGGCCCAGATCGTCTCGAACCTGCTGAACAACGCGGCCAAATATACGCCGAGCGGCGGCACTGTTTCCCTGACCGCAAGGGCCGCCGATGGATGGGCCTCCATCACGGTGTCCGACACGGGGGTCGGGATCCCGACCGAGATGCAGTCGAAGATTTTCGAGATCTTCGCCCAGGTGGAGGATCACCTGGGCAAGGCGCAGGGCGGTCTCGGGATCGGCCTCGCCCTGGTCAAGCAGCTCGTCAACCTGCACGGCGGCGTCATCACCGTGGACAGCGCCGGAGAGAACCGCGGCAGCGCCTTCACCGTGCGGCTACCGGTGACGGAACCCGCGGCCTAG
- a CDS encoding chemotaxis protein CheB produces MSGVRLIVIGASAGAVQALLALLPALPPGFALPVLVVVHVPPDRDNVLVPLLQAKCRLTVKEAEDKEPLAGGVIYFAPSDYHLLVENDGTLALSTDEPVNYSRPSIDVLFESAADAYGERLVGVILTGANHDGAAGLRAVLEAGGRAIVQDRAEAYATAMPDAALEACPTASTMTLDAIASYLSSLGTA; encoded by the coding sequence ATGAGCGGCGTCCGCCTTATCGTGATTGGCGCGTCCGCCGGCGCCGTGCAGGCGCTTTTGGCCTTGCTTCCCGCCCTGCCCCCAGGCTTCGCGCTGCCGGTGCTGGTGGTGGTCCATGTGCCGCCGGACCGCGACAACGTCCTGGTGCCCCTGCTGCAAGCCAAGTGCCGCCTGACCGTCAAGGAGGCCGAAGACAAGGAACCGCTGGCCGGCGGCGTGATCTATTTCGCGCCTTCCGACTACCACCTGCTGGTGGAAAACGATGGGACCCTGGCGCTCTCGACCGACGAACCGGTCAACTACTCCCGCCCCTCGATCGACGTATTGTTCGAGAGCGCGGCCGACGCCTATGGCGAGCGCCTTGTCGGCGTCATCCTGACCGGCGCGAACCATGATGGCGCGGCCGGTCTCCGGGCGGTTTTGGAGGCCGGGGGCAGAGCCATTGTGCAAGACCGCGCCGAGGCCTACGCCACGGCCATGCCCGACGCCGCCCTGGAGGCCTGCCCGACCGCCTCCACCATGACCCTCGACGCGATCGCGTCCTACCTGTCGAGTTTGGGGACCGCATGA
- a CDS encoding aromatic ring-hydroxylating dioxygenase subunit alpha encodes MGTELATSLPPWPLDAWYVACTPNEIADKPLGRRICGQSIVFHRGKDGQAVALEDFCPHRGAPLSLGFVRDGELVCGYHGLAMGCDGRASSMPGQRVGGFPAIRAYPVLERYGFIWVWPGDPAQADPAKLHPLFWAESPDWAYGGGLYHIACDYRLMVDNLMDLTHETYVHATSIGQKEIDEAPVTTKLEGDEVVTSRFMDGIHAPPFWRMALKGAGLPEDALVDRWQICRFSLPSHVMIEVGVALAGNGGYHAPADKKVSSVVVDFITPETETSHHYFWGMARSFAVQDAALTDTIREGQGKIFGEDLEMLERQQKNLLAWPDRKLLKLNIDAGGVRSRMAIDKAIAQEAAARVG; translated from the coding sequence ATGGGCACTGAACTGGCGACTTCCCTCCCCCCCTGGCCGCTCGACGCCTGGTATGTCGCGTGCACGCCGAACGAGATCGCCGATAAACCGCTGGGTCGGCGCATCTGCGGCCAGTCCATCGTTTTCCATCGCGGCAAGGACGGTCAGGCGGTCGCCTTGGAGGACTTCTGCCCGCACCGCGGCGCGCCGCTGTCGCTAGGCTTCGTTCGGGATGGCGAGCTAGTCTGCGGCTATCATGGCCTGGCCATGGGCTGCGACGGTCGCGCGTCCTCCATGCCGGGCCAGAGGGTCGGCGGCTTCCCCGCCATCCGCGCCTATCCGGTGCTAGAACGCTACGGCTTCATCTGGGTGTGGCCAGGCGATCCGGCCCAGGCCGATCCCGCCAAGCTGCATCCGCTGTTCTGGGCGGAGAGCCCGGACTGGGCCTATGGCGGCGGGCTCTATCACATCGCCTGCGACTATCGGCTGATGGTCGACAACCTGATGGACCTGACTCACGAGACCTATGTCCACGCCACCAGCATCGGCCAGAAGGAGATCGACGAGGCGCCGGTGACGACCAAGCTCGAGGGGGACGAGGTTGTGACCAGCCGGTTCATGGACGGGATCCATGCCCCGCCCTTCTGGCGCATGGCGCTGAAGGGCGCCGGCTTGCCGGAGGACGCCCTGGTCGACCGTTGGCAGATCTGCCGCTTCTCGCTGCCCAGCCACGTGATGATCGAGGTCGGCGTCGCCCTGGCCGGAAACGGCGGCTACCACGCGCCAGCGGACAAGAAGGTCTCCAGCGTCGTCGTCGACTTCATCACGCCCGAGACCGAGACCTCGCACCACTACTTCTGGGGCATGGCCCGCAGCTTCGCGGTTCAGGACGCGGCCCTCACCGACACGATCCGCGAGGGCCAAGGCAAGATCTTTGGCGAAGACCTAGAGATGCTGGAACGTCAACAGAAGAACCTGCTGGCCTGGCCCGACCGCAAGCTTCTGAAGCTGAACATCGACGCCGGCGGGGTGCGCTCGCGCATGGCGATCGACAAGGCCATCGCGCAAGAAGCCGCGGCGCGCGTCGGATGA